One Candidatus Margulisiibacteriota bacterium genomic region harbors:
- a CDS encoding flagellin, with protein MGLQINHNVAALNAWRNLGVSNSFLTKSLEKLSSGYRINRGADDPAGLLISEQLRAQISGLDQAVKNSSDAISMVQTAEGALTEMNNMLNSIRTLAVHAANTGANDTNSIAADQTAVDKAIDSMQRIATTTKYAGKNLLDGSAGTSIDKKTAQASKMGAIVVGQVGASGTVDINITTVALQATYATTAIAACANGTLAVWVESGGVARTIGTYAVGSTVGSNGAAIASLINADSANTGIYASGNGTTDLNIWACGFGDSYKLRVVISSNVINAAADVNTSNLGTDVAGSFGGDIVTGSGLVLYGSSASSWSGTSVTLASNHSTITGALSIVTGALKFSLTDNAASTDVVSYSIGDMRSTKIGVVAALGNANGLDDVKAGAGFALATNASSAVAIIDDAINDVSTQRANLGAFQKYTLETTINNLGVTKENLTASESRVRDVDMAQEMMEFTKNQILVQAGTAMLAQANQLPQSVLQLLK; from the coding sequence ATGGGTTTACAAATCAATCATAACGTAGCAGCGTTAAATGCATGGAGAAACTTAGGGGTATCAAACTCCTTCCTGACAAAATCATTGGAGAAACTGTCATCCGGTTATAGAATTAACCGCGGTGCCGATGACCCGGCAGGACTTTTAATATCTGAACAATTAAGAGCTCAGATATCCGGACTCGATCAAGCAGTTAAGAATTCTTCCGACGCAATATCGATGGTACAAACCGCTGAAGGTGCGTTAACAGAAATGAACAACATGTTAAACAGCATCAGAACATTGGCAGTACACGCAGCCAACACCGGTGCCAACGATACCAACTCAATCGCAGCAGACCAAACAGCTGTTGATAAAGCTATCGATTCTATGCAGAGAATAGCTACCACTACCAAATATGCAGGTAAGAACCTGTTAGATGGTAGCGCAGGTACTTCTATCGACAAGAAAACAGCTCAGGCCAGCAAAATGGGCGCAATAGTAGTAGGACAGGTAGGCGCATCAGGTACAGTAGATATCAATATAACCACAGTAGCTTTACAAGCCACATATGCAACTACTGCTATCGCAGCTTGCGCAAACGGTACACTGGCAGTATGGGTAGAAAGCGGCGGCGTAGCCAGGACCATTGGTACATATGCAGTTGGTTCAACAGTAGGTAGTAACGGTGCGGCAATTGCCTCATTGATCAACGCTGACAGCGCCAACACAGGTATATATGCATCAGGTAACGGTACTACAGACCTGAACATATGGGCTTGTGGATTCGGTGACAGCTACAAACTGAGAGTAGTAATCTCCAGTAACGTAATCAACGCAGCAGCAGACGTCAATACCAGCAACCTGGGAACAGACGTAGCAGGTAGCTTCGGCGGCGATATCGTAACAGGTAGCGGACTTGTATTATATGGTTCTTCTGCAAGCTCATGGAGTGGAACAAGCGTAACACTGGCTTCTAACCATTCAACAATTACCGGCGCATTATCCATAGTAACCGGCGCGTTGAAATTTTCTTTAACAGACAATGCAGCCAGCACAGACGTTGTTTCATATTCTATAGGTGATATGAGAAGTACAAAGATCGGTGTAGTAGCAGCGTTAGGTAATGCTAACGGGCTGGATGATGTAAAAGCAGGAGCAGGTTTCGCTCTTGCCACCAATGCTTCCAGTGCTGTAGCCATCATTGATGACGCTATTAATGATGTTTCAACACAGAGAGCAAACTTAGGCGCATTCCAGAAATATACTCTGGAAACCACCATCAACAACCTTGGTGTAACCAAAGAAAACCTGACAGCATCTGAATCTCGCGTAAGAGACGTAGATATGGCACAGGAAATGATGGAATTCACCAAGAATCAGATATTGGTACAGGCAGGTACAGCGATGTTAGCTCAAGCTAACCAGCTTCCTCAGTCAGTACTGCAGTTATTGAAATAA
- a CDS encoding PD-(D/E)XK nuclease family protein — LLLNKQSINSIEIYKPADLFLQLTSALNVLKEHPEISNIIDIDFYDSPYPQYLNRQVFEISGMAPFSLTPFYQFFYCWGILKDQQKNGLMATEDLHEILNNETFRKYYKYGQEVIKAIEDGLVLGLKYIEVKSIDCRLFQDDFKKIIHCADLKSLQDFIKNIDLQQLTSTHYDQVLQVFYTIFLEMEQLTEFIVDPSIIFTLFLERLSNQCVRYNLEDKHTDRILIDGPDDSRNMNYQHVLFLNLSEGYVPSAKKQQFLFTEKQRKLLGLKNYDDVVLREKYYFFRLILCAEKAYLFGIENKEKNMILSSFIEELRLYLPEKIREKETIFNEEVYRLFLQNCSLSTQPCSLDAKAGLKDDLPLSMDEFPDNSLALSYTAFNLLAQCPFQYYLQQKVRLVNIRDYKKNEKVQATVIGNIAHELMSLISSQLEADLNKGVIDIGELYQKQQKSIKDLLNRIFVKYRNFINDVYREPYLREILAPLLLDSIDYFFSKFLPDKLRNRQITALIPEKTVAGDEDKQLVRLAKTMAENKEFLVYIKARADLRLELEGEEAIIIDYKTGNTMSQEQLDFYELFYYLLNPQKKNFRVRDKIFYNVIDNKAVQYGETKLQAEEMVKCIQELLESKHYAKAKRKSNCLYCPFKELCRESD, encoded by the coding sequence GGAAATCAGCAATATAATTGATATTGATTTTTATGATTCCCCATATCCGCAATATTTGAACCGTCAGGTTTTTGAGATATCAGGCATGGCCCCGTTTTCGCTTACACCTTTTTATCAGTTTTTTTACTGCTGGGGCATTCTTAAGGACCAGCAAAAAAACGGTCTGATGGCTACGGAAGACCTGCATGAGATTTTAAATAACGAAACATTCCGGAAATATTATAAATACGGGCAGGAAGTAATAAAGGCGATAGAAGACGGTCTGGTCCTGGGCTTAAAGTACATTGAGGTCAAAAGCATCGATTGCCGGCTTTTTCAGGATGATTTTAAAAAGATAATACATTGCGCGGACCTAAAAAGTTTGCAGGATTTTATAAAAAATATTGATCTGCAGCAACTTACCTCTACGCATTATGATCAGGTCTTGCAAGTTTTTTATACAATATTTCTGGAGATGGAACAGTTAACGGAGTTTATTGTCGACCCATCAATAATTTTTACACTTTTTTTGGAGCGTTTGTCTAATCAATGTGTACGTTACAACCTGGAAGACAAACATACAGACAGGATTTTAATAGATGGTCCGGATGACTCCAGGAATATGAATTATCAGCATGTACTTTTTTTGAACTTGTCTGAAGGTTATGTTCCTTCCGCAAAAAAACAACAGTTTTTATTTACGGAAAAACAACGCAAGCTACTGGGGTTGAAAAATTATGATGATGTTGTTTTGAGAGAAAAATATTATTTTTTCAGACTGATTTTATGCGCGGAGAAAGCATATTTGTTCGGTATAGAAAACAAAGAAAAGAACATGATCTTAAGTTCTTTTATAGAAGAACTGCGTTTATATCTTCCAGAGAAGATCAGAGAAAAAGAAACAATATTTAATGAGGAAGTTTACCGTTTATTCCTACAAAATTGTAGCCTCTCTACACAGCCTTGCAGCCTTGATGCTAAGGCAGGCCTGAAGGATGATTTACCTTTAAGTATGGATGAATTCCCGGATAATTCTCTGGCCTTAAGTTACACTGCCTTTAATCTGCTTGCTCAATGTCCGTTCCAATATTATCTGCAGCAAAAAGTAAGGCTGGTAAATATCCGGGATTATAAAAAAAATGAAAAAGTCCAGGCAACTGTTATCGGTAATATAGCGCATGAATTGATGTCGCTTATAAGCAGTCAACTTGAAGCAGACCTGAATAAAGGAGTCATAGATATCGGCGAGCTTTATCAAAAGCAACAAAAAAGTATCAAAGACCTGTTGAACAGAATATTTGTTAAATATCGCAATTTTATTAATGATGTTTATCGGGAGCCTTATTTGCGGGAGATATTGGCGCCGTTGCTTTTGGATTCTATTGACTATTTTTTTAGCAAATTTTTACCAGACAAGCTTCGGAACAGGCAAATAACCGCTTTGATACCCGAAAAAACAGTGGCCGGCGATGAGGACAAACAACTTGTCAGGTTGGCCAAGACCATGGCGGAGAACAAGGAGTTTTTAGTTTATATCAAGGCCAGAGCGGATTTGCGACTGGAACTGGAAGGTGAAGAGGCTATTATTATCGATTATAAAACAGGCAATACCATGTCGCAGGAACAGCTGGATTTTTATGAACTGTTCTATTATTTATTAAATCCCCAAAAAAAGAATTTTCGGGTCAGGGATAAAATTTTTTACAATGTTATTGATAATAAGGCTGTTCAATATGGTGAGACTAAATTGCAAGCTGAAGAAATGGTGAAATGTATTCAGGAATTACTGGAGAGTAAACACTACGCCAAAGCAAAAAGAAAGAGCAATTGTTTGTATTGTCCCTTTAAAGAATTGTGTAGGGAAAGTGATTAA
- the fliD gene encoding flagellar filament capping protein FliD, protein MATSSVSSSTGSVSSISGLASGLDTETIIKGLMSIKHAQVDNLTAKREAEENKKDAWGTISSNLLTLQLSAYNLSKTSTFDTKISTVSNQDILSATAGTTAVAGDYTFYVSQLASAHQISSTGFNDHDTTTVGAGTITLELGDGDVQKKTDLNSLNGGNGVTRGSIKITNRAGVSANIDLSMAMYIDDVVNAINNSGLDVTASLNSAGDGLKITDNTGASTSNLKIEEVNNSTTALDLGIKQNVAANTITGSNISYLTGNTSINILNDGLGITKKSFIINDGVHGDTIVSLTSVNTMKNVIDAINAAGTDVTASMSADGKSIHLDSSGAFTVSENGFSSASDLGILNLTSTGDGDHLLASMNSVLLKNLNGGAGITGSSFNIGATTIDISSAVSLSDVLDAINAQSGVTSVAARYNTAKNGLELYSLNSSNFTVSEDSSTTAASLGILGSSSDYKLKGSDLEFKYIGNNVSLSKMNQGAGVRLGTITITNKNGSLFQIDLSNSGSIKTINDVMSAINNFKSVSNVEATINSTGDGILLTDTSGGSGNLVVAELNNGNTAKDLGILGSTSGTTIDGTFEKSISVTSAFTLDDIKDAINALNTNIKASIVNDGSTSPYRLILSSTKSGRIGRMVLDTDISSLNLNTSVDANDAVMVMGSSTAENAVFSTSSTNQAQSFIPGVTITLKQVTGNTPVTLSVANDADSIVTATKDFVTKFNKTLSLIYDQLKYNTDTTSADGPLFADTTLMMIQQEVYSLVNKDVSAVSGDVKSIGQVGITMGLDGQLTLNETTLRAALSENISDVKDFFTFQNNVALTATASSSGADAPWTDNGAKDGNTKVADFASGSTGWQADNGGNYTLDFGSRKELTSLKIYGVNTTSSDVLQNFDIQYWNNGVWNTYTSVSGNTLKDLSVYFPYGLVTDKIRLNNIQGTGSKAKLLDVQAFESSGLAGAADLSLSKMTSAGTGPISSALDGIDNNETVLDDEISSMEERLTIEEDQLRKQYTKLEELMAQMKNTSTTFNNQMTSINANWNYNN, encoded by the coding sequence ATGGCTACGAGCAGCGTAAGTAGTTCTACCGGTAGCGTTAGCAGCATAAGCGGTTTAGCATCCGGTCTGGATACTGAAACTATAATTAAAGGCCTGATGAGCATAAAACATGCTCAGGTAGATAATCTTACTGCTAAAAGGGAAGCCGAGGAAAATAAAAAAGACGCCTGGGGCACAATATCCTCGAATCTTTTGACCCTGCAACTTTCAGCTTATAATTTATCTAAAACTTCTACCTTCGATACAAAAATATCAACTGTTTCCAATCAGGATATTTTAAGCGCGACCGCCGGAACGACCGCTGTAGCAGGTGACTATACTTTTTACGTTTCCCAGTTGGCTTCGGCTCACCAGATAAGCTCTACCGGATTTAATGATCATGATACTACTACAGTCGGTGCCGGAACGATAACACTAGAGCTCGGTGACGGAGATGTGCAAAAGAAAACAGATCTTAATAGTTTGAACGGAGGCAACGGCGTAACCAGAGGTAGTATTAAAATAACTAATCGTGCAGGTGTTTCCGCTAATATAGATTTATCTATGGCTATGTATATAGATGATGTTGTAAATGCCATTAACAACTCGGGTTTGGATGTGACAGCTTCCTTAAATAGCGCCGGTGATGGTCTGAAAATAACAGATAATACCGGAGCCAGCACCTCTAATTTGAAAATTGAGGAAGTAAATAACAGCACTACAGCGTTGGATTTGGGCATTAAGCAGAATGTAGCCGCTAATACCATTACCGGAAGTAATATCTCTTATCTGACAGGTAACACCAGCATAAATATTTTAAATGATGGCCTGGGAATAACAAAAAAATCTTTTATTATTAATGATGGTGTTCATGGAGACACTATCGTTAGCCTGACCTCTGTTAACACCATGAAGAATGTTATTGATGCCATTAATGCGGCTGGTACTGATGTAACAGCAAGTATGAGCGCGGATGGCAAGAGCATACATTTAGATAGTAGCGGCGCTTTTACAGTAAGCGAAAATGGCTTTTCCAGTGCGTCTGACCTGGGCATTTTAAATTTAACCTCTACAGGTGACGGTGATCATCTGCTTGCCAGCATGAATTCTGTCCTGCTAAAAAATTTGAATGGCGGGGCAGGTATAACAGGTTCATCTTTTAACATCGGGGCTACAACAATCGATATTTCTTCCGCCGTATCACTTTCAGATGTGCTGGACGCTATTAATGCTCAAAGCGGCGTTACCAGTGTCGCGGCCAGATACAACACAGCTAAAAACGGACTGGAATTATATTCTTTAAATTCCAGTAATTTTACAGTATCAGAAGACAGCAGTACAACAGCTGCATCTTTAGGAATTCTGGGTTCTTCCAGTGATTACAAGCTCAAAGGTTCGGATCTGGAGTTTAAATATATCGGTAACAATGTTTCTTTGAGCAAGATGAACCAGGGTGCAGGGGTTAGGCTGGGGACGATCACTATAACCAATAAAAACGGAAGTCTTTTTCAGATAGACCTTTCTAATTCCGGTTCGATAAAAACAATCAATGATGTTATGTCAGCAATTAATAATTTTAAAAGTGTGTCGAATGTGGAGGCAACCATAAATTCTACCGGGGACGGAATACTGCTTACAGATACCAGTGGCGGTAGCGGGAATCTTGTTGTAGCGGAGTTGAATAATGGTAATACCGCTAAAGACCTGGGTATACTCGGCAGTACCAGCGGAACAACCATTGATGGCACTTTTGAAAAATCAATAAGTGTTACCTCTGCTTTTACCCTGGACGATATTAAAGACGCAATTAACGCTTTGAATACGAATATAAAAGCTTCAATTGTAAATGATGGTTCCACAAGCCCTTACCGTTTGATCCTGTCCAGCACAAAAAGCGGACGTATTGGCAGGATGGTACTGGATACGGATATAAGCTCATTAAATCTGAATACATCCGTGGATGCCAATGATGCAGTAATGGTAATGGGCAGTTCAACGGCTGAAAATGCGGTTTTCAGTACAAGTTCTACTAATCAAGCGCAATCATTTATCCCGGGAGTGACTATAACCTTGAAGCAAGTTACAGGTAATACTCCTGTAACGTTATCAGTTGCTAATGATGCCGATTCAATAGTTACAGCTACAAAGGATTTTGTTACAAAGTTTAATAAAACTTTATCATTGATCTATGACCAGTTGAAATATAATACGGATACAACTTCCGCTGACGGTCCGTTATTCGCCGATACCACCCTGATGATGATCCAGCAGGAAGTCTATAGCCTTGTAAATAAGGATGTGAGTGCAGTTTCCGGAGATGTTAAGTCTATCGGCCAGGTTGGAATTACCATGGGCCTTGATGGTCAGTTGACTTTAAATGAGACTACCTTAAGAGCAGCATTATCTGAAAATATATCTGATGTAAAAGATTTTTTTACTTTCCAGAATAATGTGGCGCTTACAGCTACCGCTTCTTCCAGCGGAGCGGACGCTCCCTGGACCGATAACGGAGCTAAAGACGGAAACACTAAAGTGGCTGATTTTGCCAGCGGGAGTACCGGTTGGCAGGCTGATAACGGTGGTAATTACACTCTTGATTTCGGAAGCAGAAAAGAATTGACCAGTTTGAAAATTTACGGCGTAAATACAACTTCCAGCGATGTTTTACAAAATTTTGATATTCAATATTGGAATAACGGTGTATGGAATACCTATACATCTGTTTCCGGCAATACCCTGAAGGACCTTTCGGTTTATTTTCCTTATGGTTTGGTTACAGATAAAATACGTTTGAATAATATTCAGGGAACAGGCTCTAAAGCCAAACTTTTGGATGTCCAGGCCTTTGAGTCTTCCGGTCTTGCTGGTGCGGCCGACCTTTCTTTGTCAAAGATGACCAGTGCTGGCACAGGTCCCATAAGTTCTGCTCTGGACGGGATTGATAATAATGAAACCGTACTTGATGATGAAATTTCCAGTATGGAGGAAAGGCTAACCATCGAGGAAGATCAATTAAGAAAACAATATACCAAGTTAGAAGAATTGATGGCCCAGATGAAAAATACAAGCACAACATTTAATAATCAAATGACCAGCATCAATGCTAACTGGAATTATAATAATTAA
- a CDS encoding flagellar protein FlaG, with translation MTINSIDTNFTANNLPANVKIPDSAPVIKVKAAEQSPVFDPQEALKQIEAGKPSQDNLKKIIESSNEYLTSLNCSISFVFDKDTNTLIVEVIDKNSGNVIKQIPAKEMVDLSARIKQAIDGILFDRQS, from the coding sequence ATGACAATAAATTCAATTGATACAAATTTTACCGCTAATAATCTGCCAGCGAATGTGAAAATACCGGATAGCGCACCGGTTATTAAAGTCAAAGCCGCAGAACAAAGTCCAGTATTCGACCCGCAGGAAGCATTGAAACAGATAGAAGCCGGAAAACCTTCCCAGGATAATCTGAAAAAAATAATCGAATCCAGCAATGAATATTTAACTTCGCTGAATTGTTCTATAAGTTTTGTTTTTGATAAAGATACCAACACTTTAATTGTAGAAGTAATTGATAAAAATTCAGGTAATGTAATAAAACAAATACCGGCTAAAGAAATGGTGGACCTTTCCGCACGTATAAAACAGGCAATTGACGGTATTCTTTTTGACAGACAAAGTTAA
- the fliS gene encoding flagellar export chaperone FliS, which produces MSFSTYLENEVMSASAGKLVVMLYDGAINFLKRLDNLDYHTNLETKTYNINKAYAILTELQVSLNFEYKEISDRLFSLYTYMQRRLMEANIENNPEHVKEVIIMLKDLRETWSEAVTSENKKNAVNRLQAQIETEPVKDGDETAESFSIAC; this is translated from the coding sequence ATGAGCTTTTCAACATATCTGGAAAATGAGGTGATGTCGGCATCTGCCGGGAAACTGGTCGTAATGCTTTATGATGGCGCTATAAATTTTTTGAAAAGGCTGGATAATCTGGATTATCATACCAATCTGGAAACAAAAACTTATAATATCAATAAGGCTTATGCCATTCTGACAGAATTGCAGGTGTCCTTAAATTTTGAATACAAAGAAATATCTGACAGGTTGTTCTCGCTATACACATATATGCAGAGACGTTTAATGGAAGCGAATATTGAAAATAATCCCGAGCATGTAAAAGAAGTAATAATCATGCTTAAAGACCTCAGGGAAACCTGGTCTGAAGCAGTTACAAGTGAAAACAAAAAAAACGCCGTAAACAGATTGCAGGCACAGATAGAAACAGAGCCTGTTAAAGATGGTGATGAGACTGCCGAAAGCTTCTCTATCGCCTGCTAA
- a CDS encoding UvrD-helicase domain-containing protein, whose amino-acid sequence MIKKVIKASAGTGKTYQLSLEFLALLVQGVNFEDILVITFTRKATGEIRSRIFDFLRLYNEYLSGRETTENRALAASVSGALSGNKHPGKESFQKVYRDILLNKHKLKIYTIDSFIQSIFSQMIVTYLNIYSFQMIDEQLNEEIYEKVLANILRDKEYWKEFKKHLFYSAKPKDIRAYTKFIKVIVQGRWTLESSAPDKLQQITAVSTEALKSQWDEILGSLAALLPDWTEQLKAGWQFIKEYSVEQTADRFLRLIDKNRTKLLEEDYFWKIRSVKDKHLELEEKYSLFKKELANYLYMDRILPYEKQLLKVADIICSEYDKIKFNEKKFTHQDILYYTCKYLYSPELSFIDNQTYTVLNHFYELLSSRIRYVLVDEFQDTSILQWKVLAPLIKENISDETQPGGVICVGDEKQAIYGWREGEQGLLAHLPEILGLDKVMILGTSYRSAPEVNDFVNRYFSSVSQHLNTYRFFKWPYNNIQTHKKAEQGYVEIVVQKVSNIDDEDTCMRNLTEKIKKLITEDYIRPSETAVLVRKNSEMSRLAEYFTEAGINCLTESATSILDYPAIRPLIYLLRFMVYKDIFYLFAFLRSDLIRLPGEEFKKLLVIYEKAEKDKKHDLEQYCVNLVVRQVQIWLSHLDNEQRFTDLLKQMIATIGLADRFTGISDAKNIMRFVDLSVDFENRKDNTPKNIQNFLLHIEQYRYTENFRQIGLNMANAVQIMTIHKAKGLEFETVFFYWDVYNRPQSEQKLKLSKRYNSSFQEMEQFVYYLSEDEVVIKNIPFFEDLLAYQYEKDCIEIINNVYVAMTRAKKNLFLEVLLRRSLKDIEALKSLERKKSDDLYFLFKEALFAVNTGLTGLNNVGSLAEISECPLCYGKMTKPPAKDEKRDASKSDLAYIKHFFQIAGPAPMPVSEIEKKVLFAGEQYILKQQLGNIVHEYLSHIKWNKTEEMIAAQKFIFSGYGQFYPYIERTNLFGQLEKFIADHSELFASADKVFTEITLYDGDYEYRMDRLMIDEKKKEITIIDFKTGEEKDEKQLEIYKKIVRKIPFVKDKEYKISAKFVEVEIK is encoded by the coding sequence ATGATAAAAAAAGTTATTAAAGCCAGCGCCGGAACAGGCAAAACATACCAGTTATCACTGGAATTTTTAGCGCTGCTTGTGCAGGGGGTAAATTTTGAAGATATTCTGGTTATTACTTTTACCCGTAAAGCTACCGGAGAAATCAGGAGCAGGATTTTCGATTTCCTCAGGTTATATAACGAATACCTGTCCGGGCGGGAAACCACTGAAAACAGAGCGTTGGCCGCTTCTGTAAGTGGCGCTCTATCCGGGAACAAGCATCCGGGCAAGGAGAGTTTTCAGAAAGTGTACAGGGATATTCTGTTAAATAAACACAAGCTGAAAATTTATACCATAGACAGTTTTATTCAAAGCATCTTCAGCCAGATGATCGTCACATATCTGAACATATACTCCTTCCAAATGATAGATGAACAGCTGAATGAAGAAATTTATGAGAAAGTCCTGGCTAATATTTTAAGAGATAAAGAGTACTGGAAAGAATTTAAAAAACATTTGTTTTATAGTGCCAAGCCAAAAGATATCAGGGCTTACACCAAATTTATTAAAGTTATTGTTCAGGGCAGATGGACCCTGGAAAGCAGCGCGCCCGACAAATTGCAGCAAATAACCGCTGTCAGTACTGAAGCGCTGAAAAGCCAGTGGGATGAAATTTTGGGTAGTCTTGCCGCGTTGCTGCCCGACTGGACAGAACAGCTCAAAGCCGGCTGGCAATTTATTAAGGAATATTCTGTTGAACAAACAGCAGACAGGTTCTTGCGTCTCATTGATAAAAACAGGACCAAACTGCTGGAAGAAGATTATTTCTGGAAAATACGTTCCGTAAAGGACAAACACTTGGAATTGGAAGAAAAATATAGCCTTTTCAAAAAAGAACTGGCCAATTATTTATATATGGATAGAATTCTGCCCTATGAAAAGCAGTTATTAAAAGTGGCTGATATAATTTGCAGCGAATATGACAAAATCAAATTTAATGAAAAAAAATTTACGCATCAGGATATTCTTTATTATACCTGCAAATATTTGTACTCTCCGGAACTATCCTTTATAGACAATCAGACCTATACAGTACTTAACCATTTTTATGAACTGCTCAGCAGCCGCATTCGCTACGTGCTGGTAGACGAATTTCAGGACACCAGTATCTTGCAATGGAAGGTGCTGGCCCCCTTGATAAAAGAAAATATTTCGGATGAAACCCAGCCCGGCGGTGTGATTTGCGTAGGCGATGAAAAACAGGCAATATATGGCTGGCGTGAAGGAGAGCAGGGGCTTTTGGCTCATCTTCCTGAAATTCTTGGCCTGGATAAAGTTATGATCTTAGGCACATCATACAGAAGCGCTCCTGAAGTAAATGATTTTGTGAACCGTTACTTTTCCAGTGTATCACAGCACCTGAATACGTATCGGTTTTTCAAATGGCCGTATAATAATATTCAGACCCATAAAAAAGCTGAGCAGGGTTATGTGGAAATCGTTGTACAAAAAGTCAGCAACATAGACGACGAAGATACTTGCATGAGAAATTTGACCGAAAAAATAAAAAAACTCATTACAGAGGACTATATAAGGCCGTCGGAAACTGCTGTGCTGGTCCGCAAAAACAGTGAAATGAGCAGGCTCGCCGAATATTTTACAGAGGCAGGTATCAATTGTCTTACAGAAAGCGCAACCTCCATTCTGGATTATCCGGCTATAAGACCTCTTATTTACCTCTTGAGGTTCATGGTTTATAAAGATATTTTTTATCTCTTCGCATTTTTAAGGTCTGACTTAATACGACTACCCGGCGAGGAGTTTAAAAAACTGCTGGTTATTTATGAAAAAGCTGAGAAAGACAAAAAACACGATCTCGAACAATATTGTGTAAACCTTGTGGTCAGGCAGGTGCAGATATGGTTATCTCATCTTGATAATGAACAACGATTTACGGATTTGTTGAAACAAATGATTGCGACTATTGGTTTGGCAGACCGTTTTACAGGCATTAGTGACGCTAAAAATATCATGAGATTTGTAGATCTGTCAGTAGATTTTGAAAACAGAAAGGATAACACACCCAAAAACATTCAAAATTTTTTATTGCACATTGAACAATATCGATATACGGAGAATTTCAGGCAAATAGGGTTGAATATGGCAAATGCTGTTCAAATTATGACCATTCATAAAGCCAAAGGATTGGAATTTGAAACTGTATTTTTTTATTGGGATGTTTACAACAGACCGCAGTCCGAACAAAAACTCAAACTCTCTAAAAGATATAACAGTTCGTTTCAGGAAATGGAACAGTTTGTTTATTATTTAAGTGAAGACGAGGTTGTGATTAAAAACATTCCATTTTTTGAAGACTTACTCGCCTATCAATATGAAAAGGATTGCATTGAAATTATCAACAACGTTTATGTGGCCATGACCAGAGCCAAAAAGAACCTTTTTTTGGAAGTCTTATTAAGAAGAAGCCTGAAAGATATCGAAGCTTTGAAAAGTTTGGAACGGAAAAAATCGGATGACCTTTATTTTTTATTCAAAGAAGCGCTATTCGCCGTCAATACAGGTTTGACCGGTCTGAATAATGTAGGTTCACTGGCAGAAATCAGCGAGTGCCCGTTGTGCTATGGAAAGATGACAAAACCGCCGGCAAAAGATGAGAAGCGAGACGCATCAAAGTCAGACCTTGCATATATCAAACATTTTTTTCAGATTGCGGGACCGGCCCCCATGCCTGTCAGTGAAATTGAGAAAAAGGTTTTGTTCGCCGGAGAACAGTATATCCTGAAACAGCAACTGGGCAATATTGTGCACGAGTATCTGTCCCATATTAAGTGGAATAAAACCGAAGAAATGATAGCAGCTCAAAAATTCATTTTTTCCGGGTACGGTCAGTTCTATCCTTATATTGAAAGAACTAATCTTTTTGGACAGTTAGAGAAATTTATCGCTGATCATTCCGAGCTCTTCGCGTCAGCAGATAAGGTATTTACGGAAATAACTTTATATGACGGTGATTACGAGTACCGTATGGATCGTTTGATGATAGACGAAAAGAAGAAAGAAATAACAATTATTGATTTCAAAACAGGTGAGGAAAAAGATGAAAAGCAGCTGGAAATTTATAAAAAGATTGTCAGAAAAATTCCGTTTGTTAAAGATAAAGAATATAAGATAAGTGCAAAGTTTGTAGAAGTAGAAATAAAGTAA